One window of the Candidatus Woesearchaeota archaeon genome contains the following:
- a CDS encoding cysteine desulfurase, translating into MSFSALDARKVRELFPLIGNLRAAYLDTAATSQKPRSVIERVRLFYEEENANVHRGLYPLSERATQRYEGARELVAQFLGARSHEIVFTKNATEALNLLSYCLRMEGKKNIVLTEMEHHANLIPWQQRAKRDGLELRFIKMKDDFTLDLADAKRKIDSETGAVAFVHCSNVLGTINPVKELAALARRRGAVSIVDGAQSAACLEIDVKALGCDFFVCSAHKMFGPTGVGVLFGREALLEQMEPFLTGGEMITRVTYNDAEWAKIPHRFEAGTPHVAGVLGLAEAVLFLRSLDRKGVIAYEKELVAKARELLTSIPGVRVFGPPADACAGIVSFSLDGVHPHDVAAILASEGVLVRGGHHCAMPLMGRLGVLGTVRASFSVYTIPEEVERLAAAVDKARRVLG; encoded by the coding sequence ATGAGTTTTTCGGCTCTCGACGCCAGGAAGGTGCGGGAGTTGTTCCCGCTTATTGGAAATTTGCGCGCGGCGTACTTGGATACTGCCGCGACGTCCCAGAAACCAAGATCGGTCATTGAGCGGGTTCGCTTGTTTTACGAAGAGGAGAACGCGAATGTTCATCGCGGGCTCTACCCTTTGAGTGAGCGTGCTACGCAAAGGTATGAGGGGGCGAGGGAGTTGGTTGCACAGTTTCTAGGTGCGCGAAGCCACGAGATTGTCTTTACGAAAAACGCGACTGAAGCGTTGAACCTGTTGAGTTATTGCTTGCGCATGGAGGGGAAAAAGAACATCGTTCTCACGGAGATGGAGCACCATGCGAATCTCATCCCTTGGCAGCAGAGGGCGAAGCGTGACGGGCTTGAGTTGCGCTTTATCAAGATGAAGGATGATTTTACGCTTGACTTGGCCGATGCAAAGCGAAAGATTGATAGTGAAACCGGAGCGGTTGCCTTTGTGCATTGTAGCAATGTGCTCGGGACCATCAATCCGGTGAAGGAGCTTGCAGCACTTGCTAGGCGTCGTGGCGCGGTGAGTATTGTTGATGGTGCACAGAGTGCGGCTTGCTTGGAGATTGATGTGAAGGCGCTTGGTTGTGATTTTTTCGTGTGCAGCGCTCATAAGATGTTTGGACCGACAGGAGTGGGTGTGTTGTTCGGCCGAGAAGCGTTGCTTGAACAAATGGAACCGTTCTTGACCGGTGGGGAAATGATTACTCGCGTGACGTACAACGATGCAGAGTGGGCAAAGATCCCGCATCGTTTCGAGGCGGGAACGCCCCACGTTGCCGGCGTTCTCGGCTTGGCTGAGGCTGTGTTGTTTTTGCGTTCGTTGGATAGGAAAGGCGTTATTGCGTACGAGAAGGAGTTAGTGGCTAAGGCGAGGGAGCTGCTCACAAGCATTCCAGGAGTGCGCGTTTTTGGTCCTCCGGCGGATGCGTGCGCAGGTATTGTTTCTTTCAGTCTCGATGGCGTGCATCCTCACGACGTTGCAGCGATTTTGGCCAGTGAAGGAGTCTTGGTAAGGGGGGGGCATCACTGCGCCATGCCGTTGATGGGGCGGCTCGGCGTTCTCGGCACGGTGCGCGCGAGCTTTTCAGTCTATACAATTCCTGAAGAAGTGGAGCGGCTTGCAGCTGCTGTGGACAAAGCGAGGAGGGTGTTGGGATGA
- a CDS encoding SufD family Fe-S cluster assembly protein, which translates to MMFEVSVAPRLCSEDVFSSFLRARAEEMGEPAWLLDVRRRAFANLAGPPRISYRRGLGIVVTPKKDPHRALEVVPNPSSAIRVEAGEGVLSFRGRSLQEVPSSVREEVMNALNTRSDPFDLFHLAYASDVHVLVLPEGRRCGKPVSVSVRTGSDALFCTHLIVASGESTANVQFTLEGKGYLSQEVIVLAKEQDCVGVATLQRMGSGSYARSKTLGVAQEKSRLAISEFVFGGGFVRSDCEVKLAGKGAQAFLTTLFLGGGDERRDVGARVMHEAPGTKANIVARGVLSGRARGLSRGLIGIGEGATGADGRQKQDILLLSDGAEAFAVPDLEIRNNEVACSHATGIGQLDEEQLFYLRSRGLSRKEASKLLIKGYFKPVLDSFACCAQPERVAEELDSRLEAVLEGGV; encoded by the coding sequence ATGATGTTTGAAGTGAGTGTTGCACCAAGGCTTTGCAGTGAAGACGTGTTTTCTTCATTCCTGAGAGCAAGAGCGGAGGAAATGGGGGAGCCTGCTTGGTTGCTGGATGTGCGCCGCCGTGCGTTTGCGAACCTTGCGGGGCCGCCAAGGATTTCGTACCGGAGGGGCTTGGGTATCGTTGTCACGCCCAAAAAGGATCCTCACCGGGCGTTGGAGGTGGTCCCGAATCCTTCCAGCGCCATTCGTGTTGAGGCGGGAGAAGGTGTGTTATCGTTTCGCGGGCGTTCCTTGCAAGAGGTTCCTTCCAGTGTGAGAGAGGAGGTGATGAACGCGCTGAATACGCGAAGCGATCCGTTTGACCTTTTTCACCTTGCGTATGCGAGTGACGTGCACGTGCTCGTCTTGCCGGAGGGGAGGCGTTGTGGCAAGCCGGTGAGTGTCTCTGTTCGAACGGGTTCGGACGCGCTCTTTTGCACGCATCTCATTGTAGCAAGCGGTGAAAGCACGGCAAATGTTCAGTTTACGCTGGAAGGGAAAGGGTATCTTAGCCAAGAAGTGATAGTGCTTGCAAAGGAGCAAGATTGTGTCGGCGTTGCAACATTGCAGCGGATGGGTTCTGGTTCGTACGCTCGTAGCAAGACGCTGGGGGTTGCACAGGAAAAAAGTCGGTTGGCGATTTCTGAGTTTGTTTTTGGCGGTGGCTTTGTGCGAAGCGATTGCGAGGTGAAGCTTGCTGGGAAGGGTGCGCAAGCGTTCCTCACCACGCTCTTTCTGGGAGGGGGTGATGAGCGAAGGGATGTTGGCGCTCGCGTTATGCATGAAGCTCCTGGTACGAAGGCGAACATCGTGGCACGCGGCGTATTGAGTGGTCGGGCAAGAGGGTTGAGCAGAGGGCTTATAGGGATAGGTGAGGGGGCCACGGGAGCTGATGGTCGGCAGAAGCAAGATATTCTTTTACTCAGTGATGGTGCCGAGGCATTCGCAGTTCCTGATTTGGAGATACGAAATAATGAGGTCGCGTGCAGTCATGCAACCGGGATTGGCCAGCTTGACGAGGAGCAACTGTTTTATCTCAGGAGCAGGGGGCTTTCACGAAAGGAGGCATCAAAACTTTTAATTAAAGGATATTTCAAGCCCGTTCTTGATTCTTTTGCGTGTTGCGCCCAGCCCGAGCGCGTAGCGGAGGAGTTGGATTCGCGCTTGGAGGCGGTATTGGAGGGGGGAGTATGA
- the sufB gene encoding Fe-S cluster assembly protein SufB has product MLRMVVDVSRERFDTPDKGKVRYVAKPGISEELVREISASKGEPAWMLQKRLEGLKAFYELKMPSWGPSLQGLDLDAIHYFIRPDAKKDSTSWEEVPGEIKRTFEKLGIPQAERKALAGVGAQYESEVVYHKLKKEWEAQGVVFLDCDEAVKQYPEMVKQYFMTTCVPIRLHKFAALHAAVWSGGTFIYVPKGVKLRTPLQAYFRMNARRGGQFEHTLIIVDEDAECHYIEGCSAPQYMESSLHAGCVEIHVLRGARARYSSIENWSKNTYNLNTKRALVHERGVIEWVNGNMGSGVTMLYPCSVLAGDESKSDFLGIAFAGPGQNQDTGAKILHIGKNTSSTTVSKSMSKGGGVTSYRGLLHIAKGAERAKASVECDALMVDDVSVSNTYPAMDVKARSATVAHEAKVGRIDEQTLFYLMSRGLDEEEATRMVVSGFIDPVIKALPLEYAVELNRLIELEMEGSLG; this is encoded by the coding sequence TTGTTAAGAATGGTTGTTGATGTTTCACGAGAACGGTTTGATACACCGGACAAAGGAAAGGTTCGCTACGTTGCCAAACCAGGAATTTCTGAGGAGCTCGTGCGGGAGATTTCAGCGTCGAAGGGCGAACCGGCATGGATGCTTCAAAAGCGCCTTGAGGGGCTGAAAGCGTTTTACGAGCTGAAGATGCCCTCGTGGGGGCCGAGCTTGCAAGGCCTGGATCTTGATGCGATTCATTACTTCATCCGGCCGGACGCAAAGAAGGACAGCACGTCGTGGGAGGAGGTGCCTGGAGAGATTAAGCGAACGTTTGAAAAACTTGGAATTCCGCAGGCGGAGCGCAAGGCCCTCGCAGGGGTGGGTGCGCAGTACGAGTCAGAAGTTGTGTATCACAAGCTAAAGAAGGAGTGGGAAGCGCAAGGCGTTGTCTTCTTAGATTGTGACGAGGCGGTGAAGCAGTATCCTGAGATGGTGAAGCAGTATTTCATGACCACGTGCGTTCCCATCCGGTTGCATAAATTTGCCGCGCTTCATGCTGCTGTGTGGAGTGGTGGCACGTTCATTTACGTCCCGAAAGGTGTGAAATTGAGAACGCCCTTGCAAGCGTATTTTAGGATGAATGCGAGGAGGGGCGGGCAGTTTGAGCACACCCTGATCATTGTTGACGAAGATGCTGAGTGTCACTACATTGAGGGTTGTAGCGCTCCTCAGTACATGGAGAGCTCGTTGCACGCGGGATGTGTTGAGATTCATGTTCTTCGGGGGGCTCGGGCCAGGTATAGCAGCATTGAGAATTGGAGTAAGAACACCTATAATTTGAACACCAAGCGCGCATTGGTGCATGAGCGGGGTGTCATTGAGTGGGTGAATGGCAATATGGGCTCTGGCGTCACGATGCTCTACCCGTGCAGCGTTCTGGCAGGCGACGAGAGCAAGAGCGATTTTTTGGGGATTGCGTTTGCAGGTCCTGGGCAGAATCAAGATACCGGAGCGAAGATTTTGCACATTGGGAAGAACACGAGCAGTACGACGGTGAGTAAGAGCATGAGTAAGGGAGGGGGAGTCACGTCGTATAGGGGGTTGCTGCACATCGCCAAGGGCGCAGAGCGTGCCAAGGCGAGTGTTGAGTGCGACGCCCTCATGGTTGATGACGTAAGTGTGAGCAACACGTACCCGGCTATGGATGTGAAGGCGCGTTCAGCAACGGTGGCGCACGAGGCAAAAGTTGGTCGTATTGATGAGCAAACATTGTTTTACCTCATGAGCAGGGGGTTGGATGAGGAGGAAGCTACGCGTATGGTTGTTTCTGGCTTTATTGATCCGGTCATCAAGGCGCTGCCGCTCGAGTACGCTGTCGAGCTTAATAGGCTGATTGAATTGGAGATGGAGGGGTCGTTGGGATGA
- a CDS encoding helix-turn-helix domain-containing protein has product MPHTMPQEVDVWLLLPAIRKNVAKALLDHYGCSQKEAARLLGLTEAAISQYLKGKRGGEVTFTKKELAEIKKTAGLIHAKPSTAIEALYHLSLALRGSKAVCTAHRRQDRTLPRNCTLCKNA; this is encoded by the coding sequence ATGCCACACACCATGCCTCAAGAAGTTGACGTCTGGCTCCTCCTCCCCGCCATACGAAAAAACGTCGCCAAAGCACTTCTCGACCACTACGGCTGCTCCCAAAAAGAAGCTGCACGCCTCCTCGGCCTCACCGAGGCAGCAATCTCCCAATACCTCAAAGGAAAACGGGGAGGCGAAGTCACCTTTACCAAAAAAGAACTGGCAGAGATCAAGAAAACTGCAGGCCTCATCCACGCGAAACCATCCACGGCAATAGAAGCGCTCTACCACCTCTCCCTTGCGCTTCGAGGGTCAAAAGCGGTCTGCACCGCCCACCGAAGGCAAGACCGAACCCTCCCGCGCAACTGCACCCTCTGCAAAAACGCATAA
- a CDS encoding archease: protein MTSTNKPYEFLDHTADVKFRAYGKTLEEAFANAAKALFSVITDINNVKPKYIKRVGVKSTRLRSLLYDFLEELVTLQDTEGFLLHDVESLHIDKDHLHLSAALAGDTYQGQYDIACHIKAVTYSDMEIKKEGNTWVVQVVPDI, encoded by the coding sequence ATGACATCGACCAACAAGCCGTATGAATTCCTCGATCACACGGCAGACGTGAAGTTTCGCGCCTACGGAAAAACCCTTGAAGAAGCGTTCGCCAACGCAGCCAAAGCGCTCTTTAGCGTCATCACGGACATCAACAACGTCAAGCCAAAATACATCAAGCGCGTCGGCGTCAAGAGCACACGGCTACGCTCCCTCCTCTACGACTTCCTCGAAGAACTCGTCACGCTTCAAGACACAGAAGGATTTCTTCTTCACGACGTCGAGAGCCTGCACATAGACAAAGACCACCTCCATCTTTCCGCGGCGCTGGCGGGCGACACCTACCAAGGCCAGTACGACATCGCCTGCCACATCAAAGCAGTCACGTACTCCGACATGGAAATTAAAAAAGAAGGAAACACGTGGGTAGTTCAAGTCGTGCCGGACATCTAA
- a CDS encoding tRNA (N(6)-L-threonylcarbamoyladenosine(37)-C(2))-methylthiotransferase, whose amino-acid sequence MKYFTGEGGVVERGSVEGRMASVSILTQGCSANQSDSEAMAGVLEREGFFLIDDPSEADVVVVNTCTVKGPTEAALRRILSRLDPAKVVLAGCVPQADPASFTEYARLGPGQLDKVAEAARARLEGKALTFLGRREEAERLSLPSVRRNRFVEVVPIAQGCLSACAFCKTKHARGALRSYPVDAVVRRVSGAVAEGAREVWLTSQDCGAYGKDKGSSLAELLRAVLTIPRKFKIRVGMANPEHCKGMIDELISAFRDERVYKFLHVPVQAGSERVVRAMRRGHTVDDFTRVVAAFRKVFPRITIATDIICGYPGETREDFEETLSLVHEVRPDVVNISRFWPRPGTPAARLRPLPGWEVKRRSGELTSLFQRIALENNKQWMGWEGGVLFTEKGKEGTVIGRNDAYKQVVVRGGEELLGKRKRVRVEEVSSFDVRGRVIGAD is encoded by the coding sequence ATGAAGTATTTCACAGGCGAAGGAGGCGTGGTCGAACGAGGAAGTGTGGAGGGGAGAATGGCGTCGGTTTCTATTCTTACGCAAGGGTGTAGCGCGAACCAGAGCGACTCTGAAGCAATGGCTGGCGTGCTTGAACGAGAGGGGTTTTTCCTCATTGATGACCCGAGCGAAGCAGATGTGGTTGTGGTGAACACGTGCACAGTGAAGGGCCCGACCGAGGCGGCGCTTCGTCGTATCCTCTCAAGGCTTGATCCCGCCAAGGTGGTGCTTGCAGGATGCGTTCCGCAGGCAGACCCTGCTTCGTTCACGGAGTACGCTCGCCTCGGCCCTGGTCAGCTGGACAAGGTTGCCGAGGCCGCACGCGCCCGCCTTGAGGGGAAGGCCCTCACCTTCCTTGGAAGGCGAGAAGAGGCGGAGAGGCTCTCGCTGCCGTCGGTGCGAAGAAATCGTTTTGTAGAAGTAGTTCCCATTGCTCAGGGCTGTCTTTCTGCGTGCGCGTTTTGCAAGACCAAGCACGCCCGCGGGGCGCTTCGCTCCTACCCGGTAGACGCGGTTGTTCGGCGCGTGAGCGGGGCAGTCGCTGAAGGGGCAAGGGAAGTGTGGCTCACATCGCAGGATTGCGGCGCGTACGGGAAGGACAAAGGGTCTTCTCTCGCAGAGCTCTTGCGCGCGGTCTTGACCATTCCTCGCAAGTTTAAAATCAGGGTGGGCATGGCGAATCCGGAGCATTGCAAAGGGATGATTGACGAACTTATTTCCGCGTTTCGGGATGAGCGCGTCTACAAGTTCTTGCACGTCCCGGTTCAGGCAGGGTCAGAACGCGTTGTTAGGGCAATGCGCAGGGGTCACACGGTGGACGACTTTACGCGCGTCGTTGCTGCTTTTCGCAAAGTGTTTCCGAGGATAACCATCGCGACGGATATTATTTGCGGTTATCCTGGAGAAACAAGAGAGGATTTTGAGGAAACGCTTTCGCTCGTGCACGAGGTCCGGCCTGACGTGGTGAACATTTCTCGCTTTTGGCCAAGGCCCGGAACACCTGCTGCCCGCTTACGCCCCTTGCCGGGTTGGGAAGTGAAACGAAGGTCCGGCGAGCTCACCTCGCTTTTTCAGCGCATCGCACTGGAGAATAATAAACAATGGATGGGGTGGGAAGGCGGAGTACTCTTTACGGAAAAGGGCAAGGAAGGGACGGTGATAGGGAGGAATGACGCGTATAAGCAGGTCGTGGTCCGTGGCGGGGAGGAGTTGCTTGGCAAAAGGAAGCGTGTGCGTGTCGAGGAAGTATCTTCCTTTGATGTACGCGGGCGCGTGATAGGCGCTGATTAG